TTACCTGTTTTCCAACACCCTGGCCCCGGCCATTGTGGGCGCCTCGCTGCGGGTGCTGGAACTGCTCACCGAAACCACCGAGCTGCGCGACCGGCTGGAAGAAAACACGAAATACTTCCGCCAGCGCATGACTGAGGCCGGTTTCGACATCAGGCCCGGCGAGCATCCTATTGTGCCGGTTATGCTTTATGATGCCAAGCTGGCTCAGGAATTCGCGGCCAAAATGCTCGACAAAGGTATTTACGTGGTGGGCTTCTACTACCCCGTGGTGCCCAAAGGCCAGGCCCGCATCCGGGTGCAGCTGTCGGCGGCCCACACCCGCGAGCATCTGGACAAGGCCATCAACGCCTTCATCGAAGTGGGCCGGGAGCTGGGTACGCTCAAGGACCGGTCGGCCGCTCAACCCGAAGCTGGCCAGGTAGTAACCAATACGCCGTAAGCTTTTCAGCCGAGTCAGCCTGCCTTTTGCGCGGGGTTCTGCAAGGCCGAAGAACAGACACACCGCCCCGGCCACCTGAGTGTAACGCGAAGTTTCACTTCGCGAGGCGTCTGTGTCGTTCGGTTTCCGGCAAGGCGTCCTTCTGGAGCGTCGCGAAGTAAAACTTCGCGTTACATTCAGATAATCAGCTGTAAAAACGCCAAAGCCATTGCTTTCGAGCAGTAGCTTTGGCGTTTTTAAGCGCCTTCTTCCAGAGGGCTTTGGGCGGGAAGCAAACTAGGCTACGAAGGTGAAGCCTTACGCCCCGCGGAAGCCGCTGGCTTGCCGGATGCTGCGCTCCTGGCCGGTGGCGGGGTCGGCGTAGGTATGGTCGCTGACTTCAACGGACAGCTTTTTGCCGATGAGCTGCTTGGTGTCAAGGTCCTGCTCGCCCTCGGGCTTGATGCCCACGGCCGAGTACAACGACAAAATGATGGGCTTGCCGGCCGGGGAGTTGTAGAAGCGCTGAGTCACGAAACCGTCTTCGTTTTCCATGCGGGCGGCGAAGAACGGCACGTTCTGGTGCTCACTCACGCCCTCTTCGATGTCGGTTATTTCGACCATGTGGCGGCCGTCGGGCAGGAAGCCTTTGTCGTCTTTCTCAACTTGAATTTTCATAGCAAAAGCAGGAAAAGTGGATTCCTGCCTAACGGCCAAGCCTCGGCGAAGGTTAAGCTTCTGCCACAATATGATGGCCAAGCGGCGCAGATAAGATGTTGAGGGTGCGGGGCTTCAATCCCGCGCCATCCACCACACATCCGCACTGCTGACCGGCCGGCCAGCTGCCGTCGGCGGACCGAAACCACCGCGCCCCGTTACGGGCTACGCCGCCACCTCGGTAGCCGCTGGCGAGGCCCCGGTGGCGGTGGCCGGGCGGGGCGGGGCGTCGAACAGGAACTCGTTGAGGCGGGCGCGCAGGTCGGTGACGGCCAGGTTGCGGAATACCTCGCCGCCGCGTACGAGCGAAATCTGGCCGGTTTCTTCGCTCACTACCAGCACCACGGCGTCGGTTACTTCGGTGAGGCCGATGGCGGCGCGGTGGCGCAGGCCCAGGGAAGCGGGCACGTCGGGGTTCTCGCTCACGGGCAGGATGCAGCGGGCGGCCCGGATGCGGCCGTTGGCAATGAGTACGGCGCCGTCGTGCAGGGGGCTGGTTTTGTTGAAGATGCTCAGCAGCAGACGCTTGCTCACGGTAGCGTCAATCAGGTCGCCGGAGTCGGTAAAAAACTTCAGATCAGAAGTCAGGGTAAAGGCAATCAGGGCCCCGGTTTGCTTGGCCGCCAGGCTTTTAGCGGCTTCCACGAAGGGCGTCAGGTTCATGCGCTCCGGCGCGGCCTCGCG
This region of Hymenobacter sp. YIM 151500-1 genomic DNA includes:
- the cdaA gene encoding diadenylate cyclase CdaA, with amino-acid sequence MLGPFTIGFLRIGWIDVVDVLLVTALFYQLYKLLTGSVALKIFLGFMSIYLFYLVVKAAGMELLTSILGQFMSVGVLAGIILFQQEIRRFLLSIGKVTAFERMRVFPWRREAAPERMNLTPFVEAAKSLAAKQTGALIAFTLTSDLKFFTDSGDLIDATVSKRLLLSIFNKTSPLHDGAVLIANGRIRAARCILPVSENPDVPASLGLRHRAAIGLTEVTDAVVLVVSEETGQISLVRGGEVFRNLAVTDLRARLNEFLFDAPPRPATATGASPAATEVAA